In a single window of the Euwallacea fornicatus isolate EFF26 chromosome 5, ASM4011564v1, whole genome shotgun sequence genome:
- the ckn gene encoding caskin-2 isoform X5 has translation MATICFRPPPLPPNKKGLSVRKKNSCVNLSSTYMSFRDPSEDVVAAESIQMMTNVRTKRSRRVSHTNSLKRPSREVRVGLSRSHSEGNLDKKGVEEEEVPQLSISRYMRVLSGSWKNLLNLGGMSRPPKPTATAKKVAPPAVPHEFRHSGSSFGSAGYGSSEDGSGGFLAPAEPPGVPRDDHSDYGSSVSGSTGKSPGPLYSAPSFTFPGQPPPGAVLTHKAAVYYHNQLSLQEDQGIDMTQSPGRDSPGSSSGSAGSGSRHSTASLDSGRASYHPLSTAGRSTIGSSNSPRCSLSSCSIGSDQGRIERMINQGVPDQDIIHSWLVDLQFEEYFALFISAGYDLPTIGRMTPEDLTAIGIKKPNHRKKLKAEIAQLNVPDNLPEFVPGSLEEWLSILRLDEYLPAFIEQGYQTIDDVAQLTWEDLEEFGIVKLGHQKKVMLAIKRIKDIKAGKRISSDSNRIYSTQIRTGRENTQTFYYNQPSGWRPRSYDDGDITPTNESGLFYEGGGTLPRPRGIIRPRPIAKITAKARETFPDFEKPQFNPEKYGNPQYNKTLPGAYIQYGSPMMGKKIPPNPPKRRDSECTEETTTVEIHHVQTSSPLPLPAYPSSDSLSISLDSGGDLPLPPPPAPGTPPGAVSSHCKLNSSQSWGAEEQELIKTLALQHRNGSDASFKSSSSTESDSLPFANENAGTIRTRAGTTTRQSEFSSPKSRPAGLPAHPSPTPSQSRAQAPGPSTRNRSEPAADVLNDIGNMLANLTDELDAMLEEEKRQQ, from the exons ATGGCGACAATTTGCTTTCGCCCTCCCCCGCTGCCCCCCAACAAAAAAGGACTGTCTGTCCGTAAAAAAAACAGCTGCGTCAACCTCTCCTCCACTTACATGAGCTTCCGCGATCCCTCGGAAGACGTCGTGGCGGCCGAATCGATCCAGATGATGACTAATGTGAGGACGAAACGTTCGCGTAGGGTGTCGCACACCAATTCGTTGAAACGGCCCTCGCGCGAGGTCCGAGTCGGCCTCAGTCGGAGCCACTCCGAGGGCAACTTAGACAAGAAAGGAGTTGAGGAGGAGGAGGTGCCTCAGCTGTCCATCAGCAGGTACATGAGAGTGCTCAGTGGCAGTTGGAAGAATTTGCTGAATC TGGGCGGCATGTCCAGGCCGCCTAAGCCCACCGCCACCGCCAAGAAGGTGGCGCCGCCGGCGGTACCCCACGAATTCCGCCATTCCGGCAGCTCGTTCGGCAGCGCTGGATATGGGAGCTCTGAGGACGGCAGCGGGGGGTTTCTGGCACCCGCGGAACCTCCCGGAGTACCGAGAG ATGACCACTCGGACTACGGCAGCAGCGTCAGCGGTAGTACCGGGAAATCCCCGGGCCCCCTCTACTCCGCTCCCTCCTTTACCTTCCCGGGGCAGCCGCCCCCGGGGGCGGTCCTTACCCATAAGGCCGCCGTCTACTACCACAACCAGCTGAGTCTACAAGAGGACCAAGGCATCGACATGACCCAG TCCCCCGGCCGCGACAGCCCTGGATCTTCCAGTGGCAGTGCTGGTTCGGGATCGAGACACAGTACCGCCTCTTTGGACTCTGGTCGAGCCTCCTATCACCCTTTGAGTACCGCGGGGAGGAGCACTATAGGCTCATCGAACAGTCCTAGGTGCTCACTAAGCTCCTGCTCAATCGGGTCGGACCAGGGTCGCATAGAGCGCATGATCAATCAAGGAGTGCCCGACCAAGATATCATCCACTCCTGGTTGGTTGACTTGCAATTCGAAGAGTACTTCGCCTTGTTTATAAGCGCCGGGTACGATCTGCCGACGATCGGGCGCATGACTCCCGAAGACCTGACTGCCATAGGAATTAAAAAGCCCAATCATAGGAAGAAATTGAAAGCCGAAATTGCTCAGCTCAATGTGCCTGATAATTTACCAGAGTTCGTGCCT GGATCATTGGAGGAATGGCTAAGCATCCTGCGTCTCGATGAGTACCTCCCCGCCTTCATCGAGCAAGGATACCAGACCATCGATGACGTCGCTCAGTTGACATGGGAAGACTTAGAGGAGTTCGGGATAGTAAAATTGGGTCATCAGAAAAAGGTTATGCTGGCTATCAAGCGGATCAAAGATATTAAGGCGGGCAAGCGCATTAGCTCCGACTCGAACCGAATCTATTCCACACAG ATACGAACGGGGCGAG AGAACACACAGACTTTTTACTATAATCAGCCCTCAGGGTGGCGGCCCCGGTCGTACGACGACGGCGATATTACCCCCACCAATGAAAGTGGGTTGTTCTATGAGGGTGGAGGCACCCTGCCCAGGCCCAGGGGCATAATCCGGCCTAGACCCATCGCCAAAATCACTGCCAAA GCTAGAGAAACATTCCCCGATTTCGAAAAGCCGCAATTCAACCCTGAGAAGTACGGCAACCCTCAATACAACAAAACCCTGCCGGGGGCCTACATCCAGTACGGCAGTCCCATGATGGGCAAAAAGATACCCCCCAATCCCCCCAAACGAAGGGATAGCGAGTGTACGGAGGAAACCACCACGGTGGAGATTCACCACGTGCAAACTTCGAGCCCTTTACCCCTCCCTGCGTATCCTAGTAGCGATAGCTTAAGCATATCTCTGGATAGTGGAGGAGACTTGCCCTTGCCACCCCCTCCCGCACCAGGGACCCCGCCGGGGGCGGTTTCGTCGCACTGTAAACTGAATTCGTCGCAAAGTTGGGGAGCGGAGGAGCAGGAGCTGATCAAGACTTTGGCACTGCAACATCGGAATGGGTCTGATGCCAGTTTTAAG tcGAGCTCTAGCACAGAATCGGATTCGCTGCCCTTCGCCAATGAAAACGCTGGTACCATTCGAACCAGGGCTGGAACGACTACACGGCAGAGTGAATTTTCATCCCCAAAATCGCGTCCCGCGGGCCTCCCGGCGCATCCGTCCCCGACCCCAAGTCAGAGCCGGGCTCAGGCCCCCGGCCCTAGCACACGCAATAg GTCTGAACCTGCTGCCGACGTACTGAACGACATTGGTAACATGCTGGCGAACCTGACTGATGAGCTTGACGCCATGTTGGAAGAGGAAAAGAGACAGCAATAG
- the ckn gene encoding caskin-2 isoform X1, with protein MATICFRPPPLPPNKKGLSVRKKNSCVNLSSTYMSFRDPSEDVVAAESIQMMTNVRTKRSRRVSHTNSLKRPSREVRVGLSRSHSEGNLDKKGVEEEEVPQLSISRYMRVLSGSWKNLLNLGGMSRPPKPTATAKKVAPPAVPHEFRHSGSSFGSAGYGSSEDGSGGFLAPAEPPGVPRDDHSDYGSSVSGSTGKSPGPLYSAPSFTFPGQPPPGAVLTHKAAVYYHNQLSLQEDQGIDMTQSPGRDSPGSSSGSAGSGSRHSTASLDSGRASYHPLSTAGRSTIGSSNSPRCSLSSCSIGSDQGRIERMINQGVPDQDIIHSWLVDLQFEEYFALFISAGYDLPTIGRMTPEDLTAIGIKKPNHRKKLKAEIAQLNVPDNLPEFVPGSLEEWLSILRLDEYLPAFIEQGYQTIDDVAQLTWEDLEEFGIVKLGHQKKVMLAIKRIKDIKAGKRISSDSNRIYSTQDVLVHVPMELPSPGAVPQVHSTFHSFHQAWEIDQTRQMSTSIGPTYTHTMYCPDIVPIKIRTGRGKSLESLEDPTERTHHTFSAENTQTFYYNQPSGWRPRSYDDGDITPTNESGLFYEGGGTLPRPRGIIRPRPIAKITAKARETFPDFEKPQFNPEKYGNPQYNKTLPGAYIQYGSPMMGKKIPPNPPKRRDSECTEETTTVEIHHVQTSSPLPLPAYPSSDSLSISLDSGGDLPLPPPPAPGTPPGAVSSHCKLNSSQSWGAEEQELIKTLALQHRNGSDASFKSSSSTESDSLPFANENAGTIRTRAGTTTRQSEFSSPKSRPAGLPAHPSPTPSQSRAQAPGPSTRNRSEPAADVLNDIGNMLANLTDELDAMLEEEKRQQ; from the exons ATGGCGACAATTTGCTTTCGCCCTCCCCCGCTGCCCCCCAACAAAAAAGGACTGTCTGTCCGTAAAAAAAACAGCTGCGTCAACCTCTCCTCCACTTACATGAGCTTCCGCGATCCCTCGGAAGACGTCGTGGCGGCCGAATCGATCCAGATGATGACTAATGTGAGGACGAAACGTTCGCGTAGGGTGTCGCACACCAATTCGTTGAAACGGCCCTCGCGCGAGGTCCGAGTCGGCCTCAGTCGGAGCCACTCCGAGGGCAACTTAGACAAGAAAGGAGTTGAGGAGGAGGAGGTGCCTCAGCTGTCCATCAGCAGGTACATGAGAGTGCTCAGTGGCAGTTGGAAGAATTTGCTGAATC TGGGCGGCATGTCCAGGCCGCCTAAGCCCACCGCCACCGCCAAGAAGGTGGCGCCGCCGGCGGTACCCCACGAATTCCGCCATTCCGGCAGCTCGTTCGGCAGCGCTGGATATGGGAGCTCTGAGGACGGCAGCGGGGGGTTTCTGGCACCCGCGGAACCTCCCGGAGTACCGAGAG ATGACCACTCGGACTACGGCAGCAGCGTCAGCGGTAGTACCGGGAAATCCCCGGGCCCCCTCTACTCCGCTCCCTCCTTTACCTTCCCGGGGCAGCCGCCCCCGGGGGCGGTCCTTACCCATAAGGCCGCCGTCTACTACCACAACCAGCTGAGTCTACAAGAGGACCAAGGCATCGACATGACCCAG TCCCCCGGCCGCGACAGCCCTGGATCTTCCAGTGGCAGTGCTGGTTCGGGATCGAGACACAGTACCGCCTCTTTGGACTCTGGTCGAGCCTCCTATCACCCTTTGAGTACCGCGGGGAGGAGCACTATAGGCTCATCGAACAGTCCTAGGTGCTCACTAAGCTCCTGCTCAATCGGGTCGGACCAGGGTCGCATAGAGCGCATGATCAATCAAGGAGTGCCCGACCAAGATATCATCCACTCCTGGTTGGTTGACTTGCAATTCGAAGAGTACTTCGCCTTGTTTATAAGCGCCGGGTACGATCTGCCGACGATCGGGCGCATGACTCCCGAAGACCTGACTGCCATAGGAATTAAAAAGCCCAATCATAGGAAGAAATTGAAAGCCGAAATTGCTCAGCTCAATGTGCCTGATAATTTACCAGAGTTCGTGCCT GGATCATTGGAGGAATGGCTAAGCATCCTGCGTCTCGATGAGTACCTCCCCGCCTTCATCGAGCAAGGATACCAGACCATCGATGACGTCGCTCAGTTGACATGGGAAGACTTAGAGGAGTTCGGGATAGTAAAATTGGGTCATCAGAAAAAGGTTATGCTGGCTATCAAGCGGATCAAAGATATTAAGGCGGGCAAGCGCATTAGCTCCGACTCGAACCGAATCTATTCCACACAG GACGTGTTGGTGCACGTTCCCATGGAGCTGCCATCGCCAGGGGCGGTACCGCAGGTGCACAGTACCTTCCACTCGTTCCACCAGGCGTGGGAGATCGACCAAACTCGTCAAATGTCCACCTCAATAGGTCCCACCTACACGCACACCATGTACTGTCCCGATATTGTCCCCATAAAG ATACGAACGGGGCGAGGTAAGTCGCTGGAATCCCTCGAGGATCCGACGGAAAGGACTCATCACACGTTTTCTGCAGAGAACACACAGACTTTTTACTATAATCAGCCCTCAGGGTGGCGGCCCCGGTCGTACGACGACGGCGATATTACCCCCACCAATGAAAGTGGGTTGTTCTATGAGGGTGGAGGCACCCTGCCCAGGCCCAGGGGCATAATCCGGCCTAGACCCATCGCCAAAATCACTGCCAAA GCTAGAGAAACATTCCCCGATTTCGAAAAGCCGCAATTCAACCCTGAGAAGTACGGCAACCCTCAATACAACAAAACCCTGCCGGGGGCCTACATCCAGTACGGCAGTCCCATGATGGGCAAAAAGATACCCCCCAATCCCCCCAAACGAAGGGATAGCGAGTGTACGGAGGAAACCACCACGGTGGAGATTCACCACGTGCAAACTTCGAGCCCTTTACCCCTCCCTGCGTATCCTAGTAGCGATAGCTTAAGCATATCTCTGGATAGTGGAGGAGACTTGCCCTTGCCACCCCCTCCCGCACCAGGGACCCCGCCGGGGGCGGTTTCGTCGCACTGTAAACTGAATTCGTCGCAAAGTTGGGGAGCGGAGGAGCAGGAGCTGATCAAGACTTTGGCACTGCAACATCGGAATGGGTCTGATGCCAGTTTTAAG tcGAGCTCTAGCACAGAATCGGATTCGCTGCCCTTCGCCAATGAAAACGCTGGTACCATTCGAACCAGGGCTGGAACGACTACACGGCAGAGTGAATTTTCATCCCCAAAATCGCGTCCCGCGGGCCTCCCGGCGCATCCGTCCCCGACCCCAAGTCAGAGCCGGGCTCAGGCCCCCGGCCCTAGCACACGCAATAg GTCTGAACCTGCTGCCGACGTACTGAACGACATTGGTAACATGCTGGCGAACCTGACTGATGAGCTTGACGCCATGTTGGAAGAGGAAAAGAGACAGCAATAG
- the ckn gene encoding caskin-2 isoform X6, whose amino-acid sequence MWSVIFRCSGDEKVGGMSRPPKPTATAKKVAPPAVPHEFRHSGSSFGSAGYGSSEDGSGGFLAPAEPPGVPRDDHSDYGSSVSGSTGKSPGPLYSAPSFTFPGQPPPGAVLTHKAAVYYHNQLSLQEDQGIDMTQSPGRDSPGSSSGSAGSGSRHSTASLDSGRASYHPLSTAGRSTIGSSNSPRCSLSSCSIGSDQGRIERMINQGVPDQDIIHSWLVDLQFEEYFALFISAGYDLPTIGRMTPEDLTAIGIKKPNHRKKLKAEIAQLNVPDNLPEFVPGSLEEWLSILRLDEYLPAFIEQGYQTIDDVAQLTWEDLEEFGIVKLGHQKKVMLAIKRIKDIKAGKRISSDSNRIYSTQDVLVHVPMELPSPGAVPQVHSTFHSFHQAWEIDQTRQMSTSIGPTYTHTMYCPDIVPIKIRTGRGKSLESLEDPTERTHHTFSAENTQTFYYNQPSGWRPRSYDDGDITPTNESGLFYEGGGTLPRPRGIIRPRPIAKITAKARETFPDFEKPQFNPEKYGNPQYNKTLPGAYIQYGSPMMGKKIPPNPPKRRDSECTEETTTVEIHHVQTSSPLPLPAYPSSDSLSISLDSGGDLPLPPPPAPGTPPGAVSSHCKLNSSQSWGAEEQELIKTLALQHRNGSDASFKSSSSTESDSLPFANENAGTIRTRAGTTTRQSEFSSPKSRPAGLPAHPSPTPSQSRAQAPGPSTRNRSEPAADVLNDIGNMLANLTDELDAMLEEEKRQQ is encoded by the exons ATGTGGAGTGTGATCTTCCGGTGTAGCGGTGATGAAAAAG TGGGCGGCATGTCCAGGCCGCCTAAGCCCACCGCCACCGCCAAGAAGGTGGCGCCGCCGGCGGTACCCCACGAATTCCGCCATTCCGGCAGCTCGTTCGGCAGCGCTGGATATGGGAGCTCTGAGGACGGCAGCGGGGGGTTTCTGGCACCCGCGGAACCTCCCGGAGTACCGAGAG ATGACCACTCGGACTACGGCAGCAGCGTCAGCGGTAGTACCGGGAAATCCCCGGGCCCCCTCTACTCCGCTCCCTCCTTTACCTTCCCGGGGCAGCCGCCCCCGGGGGCGGTCCTTACCCATAAGGCCGCCGTCTACTACCACAACCAGCTGAGTCTACAAGAGGACCAAGGCATCGACATGACCCAG TCCCCCGGCCGCGACAGCCCTGGATCTTCCAGTGGCAGTGCTGGTTCGGGATCGAGACACAGTACCGCCTCTTTGGACTCTGGTCGAGCCTCCTATCACCCTTTGAGTACCGCGGGGAGGAGCACTATAGGCTCATCGAACAGTCCTAGGTGCTCACTAAGCTCCTGCTCAATCGGGTCGGACCAGGGTCGCATAGAGCGCATGATCAATCAAGGAGTGCCCGACCAAGATATCATCCACTCCTGGTTGGTTGACTTGCAATTCGAAGAGTACTTCGCCTTGTTTATAAGCGCCGGGTACGATCTGCCGACGATCGGGCGCATGACTCCCGAAGACCTGACTGCCATAGGAATTAAAAAGCCCAATCATAGGAAGAAATTGAAAGCCGAAATTGCTCAGCTCAATGTGCCTGATAATTTACCAGAGTTCGTGCCT GGATCATTGGAGGAATGGCTAAGCATCCTGCGTCTCGATGAGTACCTCCCCGCCTTCATCGAGCAAGGATACCAGACCATCGATGACGTCGCTCAGTTGACATGGGAAGACTTAGAGGAGTTCGGGATAGTAAAATTGGGTCATCAGAAAAAGGTTATGCTGGCTATCAAGCGGATCAAAGATATTAAGGCGGGCAAGCGCATTAGCTCCGACTCGAACCGAATCTATTCCACACAG GACGTGTTGGTGCACGTTCCCATGGAGCTGCCATCGCCAGGGGCGGTACCGCAGGTGCACAGTACCTTCCACTCGTTCCACCAGGCGTGGGAGATCGACCAAACTCGTCAAATGTCCACCTCAATAGGTCCCACCTACACGCACACCATGTACTGTCCCGATATTGTCCCCATAAAG ATACGAACGGGGCGAGGTAAGTCGCTGGAATCCCTCGAGGATCCGACGGAAAGGACTCATCACACGTTTTCTGCAGAGAACACACAGACTTTTTACTATAATCAGCCCTCAGGGTGGCGGCCCCGGTCGTACGACGACGGCGATATTACCCCCACCAATGAAAGTGGGTTGTTCTATGAGGGTGGAGGCACCCTGCCCAGGCCCAGGGGCATAATCCGGCCTAGACCCATCGCCAAAATCACTGCCAAA GCTAGAGAAACATTCCCCGATTTCGAAAAGCCGCAATTCAACCCTGAGAAGTACGGCAACCCTCAATACAACAAAACCCTGCCGGGGGCCTACATCCAGTACGGCAGTCCCATGATGGGCAAAAAGATACCCCCCAATCCCCCCAAACGAAGGGATAGCGAGTGTACGGAGGAAACCACCACGGTGGAGATTCACCACGTGCAAACTTCGAGCCCTTTACCCCTCCCTGCGTATCCTAGTAGCGATAGCTTAAGCATATCTCTGGATAGTGGAGGAGACTTGCCCTTGCCACCCCCTCCCGCACCAGGGACCCCGCCGGGGGCGGTTTCGTCGCACTGTAAACTGAATTCGTCGCAAAGTTGGGGAGCGGAGGAGCAGGAGCTGATCAAGACTTTGGCACTGCAACATCGGAATGGGTCTGATGCCAGTTTTAAG tcGAGCTCTAGCACAGAATCGGATTCGCTGCCCTTCGCCAATGAAAACGCTGGTACCATTCGAACCAGGGCTGGAACGACTACACGGCAGAGTGAATTTTCATCCCCAAAATCGCGTCCCGCGGGCCTCCCGGCGCATCCGTCCCCGACCCCAAGTCAGAGCCGGGCTCAGGCCCCCGGCCCTAGCACACGCAATAg GTCTGAACCTGCTGCCGACGTACTGAACGACATTGGTAACATGCTGGCGAACCTGACTGATGAGCTTGACGCCATGTTGGAAGAGGAAAAGAGACAGCAATAG
- the ckn gene encoding caskin-2 isoform X2: MATICFRPPPLPPNKKGLSVRKKNSCVNLSSTYMSFRDPSEDVVAAESIQMMTNVRTKRSRRVSHTNSLKRPSREVRVGLSRSHSEGNLDKKGVEEEEVPQLSISRYMRVLSGSWKNLLNLGGMSRPPKPTATAKKVAPPAVPHEFRHSGSSFGSAGYGSSEDGSGGFLAPAEPPGVPRDDHSDYGSSVSGSTGKSPGPLYSAPSFTFPGQPPPGAVLTHKAAVYYHNQLSLQEDQGIDMTQSPGRDSPGSSSGSAGSGSRHSTASLDSGRASYHPLSTAGRSTIGSSNSPRCSLSSCSIGSDQGRIERMINQGVPDQDIIHSWLVDLQFEEYFALFISAGYDLPTIGRMTPEDLTAIGIKKPNHRKKLKAEIAQLNVPDNLPEFVPGSLEEWLSILRLDEYLPAFIEQGYQTIDDVAQLTWEDLEEFGIVKLGHQKKVMLAIKRIKDIKAGKRISSDSNRIYSTQDVLVHVPMELPSPGAVPQVHSTFHSFHQAWEIDQTRQMSTSIGPTYTHTMYCPDIVPIKIRTGRENTQTFYYNQPSGWRPRSYDDGDITPTNESGLFYEGGGTLPRPRGIIRPRPIAKITAKARETFPDFEKPQFNPEKYGNPQYNKTLPGAYIQYGSPMMGKKIPPNPPKRRDSECTEETTTVEIHHVQTSSPLPLPAYPSSDSLSISLDSGGDLPLPPPPAPGTPPGAVSSHCKLNSSQSWGAEEQELIKTLALQHRNGSDASFKSSSSTESDSLPFANENAGTIRTRAGTTTRQSEFSSPKSRPAGLPAHPSPTPSQSRAQAPGPSTRNRSEPAADVLNDIGNMLANLTDELDAMLEEEKRQQ; this comes from the exons ATGGCGACAATTTGCTTTCGCCCTCCCCCGCTGCCCCCCAACAAAAAAGGACTGTCTGTCCGTAAAAAAAACAGCTGCGTCAACCTCTCCTCCACTTACATGAGCTTCCGCGATCCCTCGGAAGACGTCGTGGCGGCCGAATCGATCCAGATGATGACTAATGTGAGGACGAAACGTTCGCGTAGGGTGTCGCACACCAATTCGTTGAAACGGCCCTCGCGCGAGGTCCGAGTCGGCCTCAGTCGGAGCCACTCCGAGGGCAACTTAGACAAGAAAGGAGTTGAGGAGGAGGAGGTGCCTCAGCTGTCCATCAGCAGGTACATGAGAGTGCTCAGTGGCAGTTGGAAGAATTTGCTGAATC TGGGCGGCATGTCCAGGCCGCCTAAGCCCACCGCCACCGCCAAGAAGGTGGCGCCGCCGGCGGTACCCCACGAATTCCGCCATTCCGGCAGCTCGTTCGGCAGCGCTGGATATGGGAGCTCTGAGGACGGCAGCGGGGGGTTTCTGGCACCCGCGGAACCTCCCGGAGTACCGAGAG ATGACCACTCGGACTACGGCAGCAGCGTCAGCGGTAGTACCGGGAAATCCCCGGGCCCCCTCTACTCCGCTCCCTCCTTTACCTTCCCGGGGCAGCCGCCCCCGGGGGCGGTCCTTACCCATAAGGCCGCCGTCTACTACCACAACCAGCTGAGTCTACAAGAGGACCAAGGCATCGACATGACCCAG TCCCCCGGCCGCGACAGCCCTGGATCTTCCAGTGGCAGTGCTGGTTCGGGATCGAGACACAGTACCGCCTCTTTGGACTCTGGTCGAGCCTCCTATCACCCTTTGAGTACCGCGGGGAGGAGCACTATAGGCTCATCGAACAGTCCTAGGTGCTCACTAAGCTCCTGCTCAATCGGGTCGGACCAGGGTCGCATAGAGCGCATGATCAATCAAGGAGTGCCCGACCAAGATATCATCCACTCCTGGTTGGTTGACTTGCAATTCGAAGAGTACTTCGCCTTGTTTATAAGCGCCGGGTACGATCTGCCGACGATCGGGCGCATGACTCCCGAAGACCTGACTGCCATAGGAATTAAAAAGCCCAATCATAGGAAGAAATTGAAAGCCGAAATTGCTCAGCTCAATGTGCCTGATAATTTACCAGAGTTCGTGCCT GGATCATTGGAGGAATGGCTAAGCATCCTGCGTCTCGATGAGTACCTCCCCGCCTTCATCGAGCAAGGATACCAGACCATCGATGACGTCGCTCAGTTGACATGGGAAGACTTAGAGGAGTTCGGGATAGTAAAATTGGGTCATCAGAAAAAGGTTATGCTGGCTATCAAGCGGATCAAAGATATTAAGGCGGGCAAGCGCATTAGCTCCGACTCGAACCGAATCTATTCCACACAG GACGTGTTGGTGCACGTTCCCATGGAGCTGCCATCGCCAGGGGCGGTACCGCAGGTGCACAGTACCTTCCACTCGTTCCACCAGGCGTGGGAGATCGACCAAACTCGTCAAATGTCCACCTCAATAGGTCCCACCTACACGCACACCATGTACTGTCCCGATATTGTCCCCATAAAG ATACGAACGGGGCGAG AGAACACACAGACTTTTTACTATAATCAGCCCTCAGGGTGGCGGCCCCGGTCGTACGACGACGGCGATATTACCCCCACCAATGAAAGTGGGTTGTTCTATGAGGGTGGAGGCACCCTGCCCAGGCCCAGGGGCATAATCCGGCCTAGACCCATCGCCAAAATCACTGCCAAA GCTAGAGAAACATTCCCCGATTTCGAAAAGCCGCAATTCAACCCTGAGAAGTACGGCAACCCTCAATACAACAAAACCCTGCCGGGGGCCTACATCCAGTACGGCAGTCCCATGATGGGCAAAAAGATACCCCCCAATCCCCCCAAACGAAGGGATAGCGAGTGTACGGAGGAAACCACCACGGTGGAGATTCACCACGTGCAAACTTCGAGCCCTTTACCCCTCCCTGCGTATCCTAGTAGCGATAGCTTAAGCATATCTCTGGATAGTGGAGGAGACTTGCCCTTGCCACCCCCTCCCGCACCAGGGACCCCGCCGGGGGCGGTTTCGTCGCACTGTAAACTGAATTCGTCGCAAAGTTGGGGAGCGGAGGAGCAGGAGCTGATCAAGACTTTGGCACTGCAACATCGGAATGGGTCTGATGCCAGTTTTAAG tcGAGCTCTAGCACAGAATCGGATTCGCTGCCCTTCGCCAATGAAAACGCTGGTACCATTCGAACCAGGGCTGGAACGACTACACGGCAGAGTGAATTTTCATCCCCAAAATCGCGTCCCGCGGGCCTCCCGGCGCATCCGTCCCCGACCCCAAGTCAGAGCCGGGCTCAGGCCCCCGGCCCTAGCACACGCAATAg GTCTGAACCTGCTGCCGACGTACTGAACGACATTGGTAACATGCTGGCGAACCTGACTGATGAGCTTGACGCCATGTTGGAAGAGGAAAAGAGACAGCAATAG